The bacterium genomic interval GTGCTTGCGGCCCTCTGGCGCGCGGACGGTCCGGACGCGGTGGGCCGTTACTGCTGGCACGCGATGGCGTGGGCGCGGCTTGCGCGCGTCGATCCCGACCCCGCGCGGCGCGACCAATGGCGCGCGCTGGGATACGAACACGCGGGCGCGGTCATCGCGCGCCAGTGGCGGCCGGGGCAGGCGGGCTATTTCCCCGCCTATCTTGGCAGCGCGAAAAACGCGCGCCCGCCGCGTACCGCGCCGACGTCCGCGCGCGCGGAATCGCTGTACGAAAACTATCTTGCCGCGCGTTTCGCGAACGACGACGACGCCGCCCGCGAATTCGCGGGCGCGCTTTCCGCATCGATGCGCTTCGTGATCGCCAATCAATACTCGCGCGAGAATACATATTTCCTGCCGCATCCCGAGCGCGCGATCGGCGGCATCCGAGGCGGCCTGGCCGCGGGCGACATCCGCATCGACTACAATCAGCACGCGCTCTACGCGATGATGGGGTTGCTGAATTCGATGAATGCCGAGCATTGAACGCCGAAAGCAGAACTCCGCGCTCAAAACCCTGGACGGCGGGAGGGCTCGTCATCCTGATCGAGGGCTCGTGATCCTGAGCGAAGCGAAGGATCTGGCCGGCCCCTGATGACGGCCCCTTCGCGTTCACGGCGGCGGATCGCTATTCGAGATATCCCAGCGAACGCAGCGCACGCACCGGATCGCCGCGCCCCGTGCGTAAATCGTCGGCGGAGGCGTGATCGACGATCGGCGCCGAGTCGACGCTCGCCGCGTGCATGCGCGCTAGTCGGGCAAAAACGGCATCCGATTCGACGGCCGCGGGCGCGTCGCCGACCGGCGCAATGACGCGCTCGCACGCGACGCCGTCGTACACGAACCACGCATCCGCGCGGCGAAGGCCGAACGTGCGCCACATGGCGCGGCCGTTTTCGGGATACGTGTTCGGCTCGTGTGTGTTGTGGCTCGATACAACAACGATTTCGTCGCGCGGCGAAGGGGCGCCGTGCATGACGCAATTCGCGAGCGAAACGCCGGCGACATCGGTATCGGCGTGTGGCGCCGAAGCGGGCCAGGGCACACCGGCGAGGTCGCAGATCGTCGGCGTGAAATCGACGCCGCTCGCGAATCCCGACACGCGCGTTGTTGGAACGAACCCGTCCGCCGCGCGGCCGTGCACGACAAGCGGCACGCGCACCGTTTCGTCGGCGATCCATCGACCGTGCAGATCGTAGATATTCTCGACGCGCCGGCCTTTGGGCAGCGATGCGCCCCACGTCTCGCCGTGATCGCCCGTCACGACGATGAGCGCCGCCTCGCCGCCACTTGTCGCGGCGTCGATGTAGCGCGGCAGAATCTCCTCGGAGAAGTGCGTCACCGACTTGCGATGCGTTCGCGCGAGGGTTTGGGCGACGCGCTCCGGGTGGCGGTTCAACGATTCGAGCGCGTAGTCACACGCGGCGTGCCAGAGGCGGCGCGGCATCTTTCGCGTGACGTACGGCAGGTGCGTCCACCAATGGTGAACCACCACAATAAGATCGCGCCCGCGCCGTCCGCGAAGCCGCTCGATGACCTGTCGCGGCTCCTGACTGTCGCCGACGACCCCCTTCCCCGGCACGGTGAGAAATCCCCATCGCGGGTGCGGATGAAACGCCGCGACCTCAAAACCCGCGTCGGCAAACGCGGTAAACAGCGTCGGCCGGTTCGGCGGAAACGGATGGCGCCAGCGGCACACGCCGACGCGGTGCGGCAAACCGGCGGAAAGCAGCGACATGAACGCGGGCACGGTCCACGCACCGGCCGCGTACATGGCGTCGAACGTCGCGCCGCCTTCCGCGAGTGCGTCGAGCGCCGGCGTATCCGCTCCGCCCGCGTATCCCGGATCGTCGGCGCGCAGGCTGTCGGCGACGACGACGAGCACGATCACGGCGCGGCCCCCGTTGTCCGGGCGCGCTCGTCGTTTTCCATCTTCCGCAGGCAATACGGGTTGTTGAACATCTCGCCCGTCGTGCGGTACGCGAGCACCGAACAACCCGCCGAGCAGCTTTGCGCAAGCGCGCAGCCGCTGCAGTTTCCCGTCATCTTGTCGGGCGTCGGATTCAGCCAGTGCCAGCGCGGGCGGTCGTTCCAGATCGCGTCGAGCGCTTCGTCGCGCACGTTTCCGACGATGAACGGATCGCCCACCTGATTCGCGCAGCCCTTGATGCCGCCGTCCGGCTCGATGCCAATGGAAACGATGCCGCACTGGCATCCGCGCCAGATGGGATTTTTCGCGTCGCGGCCCGCCTGCCGAAGGATTGGCTCGTGCCGCGAAAGGTAGCCGATGCTATTGAATGCGCGCGGCTGCAGCACCGGATCGCGCGCGTGCCGGACGATGAAATCCGCGACGCGCGGCAGGTGCTCAACCGAAAGCGGCGTGAAGTGCGCGTGATCCGACGCGATCCGCCCGGTGCGATGCGCGATCTGAATGACCCATTTTTTCACGCGGCCGCGCAAAAGCGTGTACAACGCGGGCAAATCGTCGATGTTGTCGTTCGAAATCGACGTGCGCGCGGTGACGACGATCGGCGTCGCGGCAAGGCGGTCGATCGCGTCCATGACGCGGTCGAACGATGACGCCCCGTTCGGCCCGCGAGGTCCGTGGCGAATGCGATCGTGCGTCGACTTGACGCCGTCGACACTGACCGAAAGCGATTCCGTGCCGAGATCGACGAGCGTCGCGATGGCGGTTTCGTCGAGCAAATGACCGTTCAGCGCGAACCGCAGCGCCATGCCGCGGGCGCGCACGCGCTCGGCAATCGCTGGCCAGTCCCTACGCATCAACGGCTCGCCGCCGGTGAGCGATACGGCGCGCACGCCCAGGCGCGCAAGTTGATCGGCAAGATCAAGCGCCTCGCCGGTGGAAAGCTCTCCGTCCTTGGCGCCGCCGCCGTGCACGAGGCAGTGGTCGCAGCGCAGATCGCAACGCCACGTGATTTCCCACAACGCGCGGTTCGGTGGACGGAACGCGGTGGCCATGAAGTCCCTCCCGTCACGCGATTTCGAAGCGTGAACTATATCATGGAGGAACGGGAAAATAGGAAAGAGGAAAGAGGTCTTGAACCACGTGGGATTGAACCCATCCCTATCCCCGACCCAATCGCCACCGATTCCCGTTCCGATTCCCGTGCCCGAGCCCAATGTTGGGCGCGACGATGACGCCTCTTGCGTCGCGGCGCCGTTTGTCGCAACGATAAGCCTTGCCGATCGATATTCACCCTCGGAGTCGGTGGTCAGGCATGCTCGATCATGGATGCGGTGACGGTCGCGGCCGCGCCATCGTTGCGGTCGTGTGCGCGTTGGCGTTGTTCGTCGCACTTGCGATCGCGGGCTGCGATGAAAGCGAAGGCACCGGCGACGACGCGACCTCGCCTCCCGGCCAGACGTGCGGCGGCGGCAAGTGCGGCTCCGATGATGAGAACCCTGCTGACGATGACGCCGACGACGCGCCGGACGACGACAGCGGCGACGACACGGGGGACGACGACAACACATCGGGCGACGACGACGCGACGGAAGAAGAGATGTGGGCGATGTTCGAGGAGGCGGGCTTCCTCCCCTACCTCGACATCCGGCCGGTGCGTTCGAAGGAAATCGGCAATGGCTACACGCGCTATTACTTCGATGAACGGGATGTGCGCTGTTATAACGGCAAGCCCGCGAGCGTCGCGGTGTCGCCCGGTACGTCGAACAACGTCATGTTCTTCCTGGAGGGCGGCGGCGCGAGCTGGCCGGGCTACTGGCTGTCCTACGCCCTCGACGTCGCGTTCATGAATCTCGGCTATCGCAACCGCGACGCGGACAACCCGCTCGCCGACTGGAATTTCGTTTACGTGCCGTACTGCGACAACAGCATCCACGTCGGCGACGCCGTCATCGAGGAATTCGGCCGCGTCGTCTATCACCAGGGCATGCGCCACACCGCGGCCGCCGCCGCCTTGACCAAAGCGATGTTCCCGAATCCCGACAAGGTGCTCGTCACCGGCGCGAGCGCGGGCGCGTTCGGCACTTACATCGCCTACCCGGTCGTGAAGTCGCAATATATGGACACGCCGATCTACGTGTTCTCCGACTCGGGCGTCGGTTTCTTCGATCCGGAAGCGCCCGAAACCTGGGAGACGATCAAGGAAGCGTGGAACCTGCGCATCCCCGCCGCGTGCGAGCGCTGTCAGGACGGCCCGATCCAGACATGGCTCTACGATCTCTATCTGCGGCAGGACCCGTCCTTGCGCATCGGGCTGTTCTCGTCGTATCGCGATTTCATCATCAGCGGCTGGTTCCTGCGCATGGAGGATGAGCGTTTCAAATCGCTTCTGCTCGACGTCTCCGGGCAGATCAAGGCGCTGCATCCCGACCGCTTCGCGCGCTTTTTCATCGATACCGCGACGCACACGACGTATCAGTTCCTGCTACCGGGCGGCCCGAATTACGCCGTCGGCAATACGTCGATCTACGACTGGATCGAAATGCTTGTGAACGACGATCCGG includes:
- a CDS encoding radical SAM protein, encoding MATAFRPPNRALWEITWRCDLRCDHCLVHGGGAKDGELSTGEALDLADQLARLGVRAVSLTGGEPLMRRDWPAIAERVRARGMALRFALNGHLLDETAIATLVDLGTESLSVSVDGVKSTHDRIRHGPRGPNGASSFDRVMDAIDRLAATPIVVTARTSISNDNIDDLPALYTLLRGRVKKWVIQIAHRTGRIASDHAHFTPLSVEHLPRVADFIVRHARDPVLQPRAFNSIGYLSRHEPILRQAGRDAKNPIWRGCQCGIVSIGIEPDGGIKGCANQVGDPFIVGNVRDEALDAIWNDRPRWHWLNPTPDKMTGNCSGCALAQSCSAGCSVLAYRTTGEMFNNPYCLRKMENDERARTTGAAP
- a CDS encoding pectinacetylesterase family protein, with product MLDHGCGDGRGRAIVAVVCALALFVALAIAGCDESEGTGDDATSPPGQTCGGGKCGSDDENPADDDADDAPDDDSGDDTGDDDNTSGDDDATEEEMWAMFEEAGFLPYLDIRPVRSKEIGNGYTRYYFDERDVRCYNGKPASVAVSPGTSNNVMFFLEGGGASWPGYWLSYALDVAFMNLGYRNRDADNPLADWNFVYVPYCDNSIHVGDAVIEEFGRVVYHQGMRHTAAAAALTKAMFPNPDKVLVTGASAGAFGTYIAYPVVKSQYMDTPIYVFSDSGVGFFDPEAPETWETIKEAWNLRIPAACERCQDGPIQTWLYDLYLRQDPSLRIGLFSSYRDFIISGWFLRMEDERFKSLLLDVSGQIKALHPDRFARFFIDTATHTTYQFLLPGGPNYAVGNTSIYDWIEMLVNDDPAWNDVLE
- a CDS encoding sulfatase-like hydrolase/transferase, which translates into the protein MIVLVVVADSLRADDPGYAGGADTPALDALAEGGATFDAMYAAGAWTVPAFMSLLSAGLPHRVGVCRWRHPFPPNRPTLFTAFADAGFEVAAFHPHPRWGFLTVPGKGVVGDSQEPRQVIERLRGRRGRDLIVVVHHWWTHLPYVTRKMPRRLWHAACDYALESLNRHPERVAQTLARTHRKSVTHFSEEILPRYIDAATSGGEAALIVVTGDHGETWGASLPKGRRVENIYDLHGRWIADETVRVPLVVHGRAADGFVPTTRVSGFASGVDFTPTICDLAGVPWPASAPHADTDVAGVSLANCVMHGAPSPRDEIVVVSSHNTHEPNTYPENGRAMWRTFGLRRADAWFVYDGVACERVIAPVGDAPAAVESDAVFARLARMHAASVDSAPIVDHASADDLRTGRGDPVRALRSLGYLE